From Excalfactoria chinensis isolate bCotChi1 chromosome 4, bCotChi1.hap2, whole genome shotgun sequence, one genomic window encodes:
- the MOSPD1 gene encoding motile sperm domain-containing protein 1 translates to MQQQRRQPELVEGNLPVFVFPTELIFYADDQSTHKQVLTLYNPYEFALKFKVLCTTPNKYAVVDATGAVKPQCCVDIVIRHRDVRATHYGAIDKFRLQVSEQSQRKALGRKEIIATLLPSAKEPPQQKEEEEKRIKEHLSESVFFEQTLCQPENRPASSGPSLLTVFLGIVCIAALMLPTLGEMESLVPLYLHLSVNQKLVAAYVLGLITMVILRT, encoded by the exons ATGCAGCAACAAAGAAGACAGCCAGAGTTAGTGGAAGGAAatcttcctgtttttgtttttcctacagaaCTTATATTTTATGCAGATGACCAGTCAACACACAAGCAGGTGTTGACTCTATATAACCCCTATGAGTTTGCCTTAAAATTCAAAG ttctttGTACAACTCCAAACAAGTATGCGGTGGTGGATGCGACTGGTGCAGTGAAGCCTCAGTGCTGTGTTGATAT tgtgatTCGTCACAGAGATGTTCGTGCTACTCACTATGGTGCGATAGATAAATTCCGTCTGCAAGTGTCTGAGCAAAGCCAGAGGAAAGCACTAGGGAGAAAGGAGATTATTGCTactctgcttccatctgcaaAGGAACCACCGCaacaaaaggaagaggaagaaaagcgAATAAAAGAACACCTGTCTGAAAGTGTCTTCTTTGAGCAGACTTTGTGTCAACCAG aaaacagacCTGCCTCATCGGGACCTAGTTTACTAACAGTCTTCCTGGGAATAGTGTGTATTGCAGCACTAATGCTACCTACATTGGGGGAAATGGAATCCCTGGTGCCTCTCTACCTCCATTTAAGTGTGAATCAAAAGTTAGTTGCTGCTTATGTTTTAG GTCTCATCACCATGGTTATTCTGAGAACATGA